The Synechococcales cyanobacterium T60_A2020_003 region CACCACACACAATTCCCATCACCAGCGCAATTATCGCGATGATAGGAATGGACAACTGGGTTGAGAGATTGGACAACACTAAGCCCGTTAGTCCAAAAAAGCAGATCCCAAACGTCCAAAACTTGAGGCTGGTCAGAATTTCGAATAGAACAAGCAAGGGAGATTGGGGACGTTGCAAGGGGCGATCGCACACCTGATCGCCGGGGCCAGCAATATCTAAATCAGAATCGATGTCGCTATCGAAGCTATCAAAATCAACTCCATCCAAACCGCCAAGGACGGCTAGGAGTACAAAGGCTCCGCCTATTGCAAAACATAACCAATACAGGGCTTTGTTGCATGATTAGAAAAACGGTCAGGTTCGCCTTGAGAGTGTCCTGGTA contains the following coding sequences:
- a CDS encoding NfeD-like protein, with translation MYWLCFAIGGAFVLLAVLGGLDGVDFDSFDSDIDSDLDIAGPGDQVCDRPLQRPQSPLLVLFEILTSLKFWTFGICFFGLTGLVLSNLSTQLSIPIIAIIALVMGIVCGGLVSSILRVLREQHANSLIQSDDVIGLAGTVILPFDQDSRGKVQLNVKGSQVERIAYTDEQREFQPGDLILVVNVENDRL